The following coding sequences are from one Humulus lupulus chromosome X, drHumLupu1.1, whole genome shotgun sequence window:
- the LOC133805399 gene encoding cleavage stimulating factor 64 isoform X3, which produces MASSSQHRCVFVGNIPYDATEEQLIEICQEVGPVVSFRLVIDRETGKPKGYGFCEYKDEETALSARRNLQGYEINGRQLRVDFAENGKGADRSQQGRGGPGLASSADLPKQVGGPSILGDSVQHQPIGLHVAISSAAVMAGVLGGSQGQLASANDPLSLHLAKMSRNQLYEIISDMKVMTTQNKELARQLLIARPQLAKALFQAQIILGMVSTQMLQTPNLRQSSGHTSQTPFQDGQAGQLPAVQPHSLLPPLAMTMANMPSNLMPKVQGQVSTGPPTAIRNQFSGPPQLPIQPRGQLPQNTNEQAFQQMQRPPLKNPGQVVTSNMGHNIQMVLSNANIQPSLLPRQSLPDAGYQPGPSISSGISQPISRDVDRSAQVSVDATWARRGNTNQNLPLGIAEKRSMLSEPMDLNNHSSKIRKLDDGTVPVTNLNSYNANGSTPSQVSAAASILANAVPKSDDAQIPGKQISQQPQLPSGEEAALLQQVLNLTPEQLISLPPEQQQQVVQLQEMLRRQQIQPP; this is translated from the exons ATGGCTTCTTCTTCTCAGCATCGCTGCGTTTTTG TGGGAAATATACCTTACGATGCGACCGAGGAGCAGCTTATAGAAATTTGCCAGGAGGTTGGACCTGTTGTGTCTTTCAG ATTAGTTATTGATAGAGAGACTGGGAAACCGAAGGGTTATGGGTTTTGTGAGTACAAGGATGAAGAGACAGCTTTGAGTGCTCGACGTAATCTTCAGGGTTATGAGATCAATGGTCGCCAATTGCGAGTTGATTTTGCTGAAAATGGCAAAGGTGCTGACAGAAGTCAACAG GGTCGTGGAGGACCTGGACTGGCTTCAAGTGCCg ATCTTCCAAAACAAGTTGGTGGTCCATCAATTCTAGGGGATTCTGTTCAACATCAGCCAATTGGTCTCCATGTAGCTATATCGTCTGCAGCTGTTATGGCAGGAGTGCTAGGTGGTTCTCAAGGCCAGTTGGCGTCGGCTAATGATCCTTTAAGTCTTCACCTGGCTAAAATGTCAAGGAATCAGCTGTATGAAATTATATCTGATATGAAG GTAATGACTACACAAAACAAGGAATTAGCTCGTCAACTGTTGATTGCAAGACCACAGCTGGCAAAAGCTCTATTTCAG GCTCAGATCATCCTAGGAATGGTGTCGACACAAATG TTGCAGACACCAAATCTGAGGCAATCTTCTGGTCATACTTCGCAGACTCCTTTCCAAGATGGCCAGGCTGGTCAACTACCAGCTGTTCAACCTCATTCTCTGTTACCCCCTCTAGCAATGACAATGGCTAATATGCCGTCTAATTTGATGCCCAAAGTTCAAGGTCAAGTTTCCACAGGGCCTCCAACTGCAATTCGTAACCAATTTTCTGGACCCCCACAACTTCCTATACAGCCACGAGGCCAGCTTCCCCAGAATACAAATGAGCAGGCTTTTCAACAG ATGCAGCGACCTCCTCTTAAAAATCCAGGACAAGTTGTAACTTCAAATATGGGGCATAATATCCAAATGGTCCTGTCAAATGCTAACATACAGCCATCACTTCTACCACGCCAGTCATTACCTGATGCAGGGTATCAG CCTGGCCCCTCAATATCATCAGGTATTTCACAGCCGATTAGTAGAGATGTTGATAGGTCTGCTCAAGTTTCTGTCGATGCAACTTGGGCCCGCAGAGGCAATACTAATCAAAATTTGCCTCTGGGGATAGCAGAAAAAAGGAGTATGCTTTCTGAGCCAATGGACTTGAATAACCACTCTTCAAAAATAAGGAAACTGGATGATGGAACTGTACCAGTTACAAATTTGAATTCGTATAATGCCAATGGATCTACACCATCCCAAGTTTCAGCAGCTGCTTCAATACTTGCAAATGCTGTTCCTAAATCAGATGATGCTCAGATCCCAGGGAAACAAATCTCTCAG CAGCCGCAGCTTCCATCAGGGGAGGAGGCCGCCTTATTGCAACAAGTGCTGAACCTCACGCCCGAGCAGTTGATTTCATTGCCGCCAGAACAGCAACAACAAGTGGTTCAGCTCCAAGAAATGCTGCGGCGCCAACAAATACAGCCGCCCTAG
- the LOC133805399 gene encoding cleavage stimulating factor 64 isoform X2: protein MASSSQHRCVFVGNIPYDATEEQLIEICQEVGPVVSFRLVIDRETGKPKGYGFCEYKDEETALSARRNLQGYEINGRQLRVDFAENGKGADRSQQGRGGPGLASSADLPKQVGGPSILGDSVQHQPIGLHVAISSAAVMAGVLGGSQGQLASANDPLSLHLAKMSRNQLYEIISDMKVMTTQNKELARQLLIARPQLAKALFQAQIILGMVSTQMLQTPNLRQSSGHTSQTPFQDGQAGQLPAVQPHSLLPPLAMTMANMPSNLMPKVQGQVSTGPPTAIRNQFSGPPQLPIQPRGQLPQNTNEQAFQQVVLRGQSLVSPFPPLQPHSSSSLSIQPQIQVTNSSLNPQMQRPPLKNPGQVVTSNMGHNIQMVLSNANIQPSLLPRQSLPDAGYQPGPSISSGISQPISRDVDRSAQVSVDATWARRGNTNQNLPLGIAEKRSMLSEPMDLNNHSSKIRKLDDGTVPVTNLNSYNANGSTPSQVSAAASILANAVPKSDDAQIPGKQISQPQLPSGEEAALLQQVLNLTPEQLISLPPEQQQQVVQLQEMLRRQQIQPP from the exons ATGGCTTCTTCTTCTCAGCATCGCTGCGTTTTTG TGGGAAATATACCTTACGATGCGACCGAGGAGCAGCTTATAGAAATTTGCCAGGAGGTTGGACCTGTTGTGTCTTTCAG ATTAGTTATTGATAGAGAGACTGGGAAACCGAAGGGTTATGGGTTTTGTGAGTACAAGGATGAAGAGACAGCTTTGAGTGCTCGACGTAATCTTCAGGGTTATGAGATCAATGGTCGCCAATTGCGAGTTGATTTTGCTGAAAATGGCAAAGGTGCTGACAGAAGTCAACAG GGTCGTGGAGGACCTGGACTGGCTTCAAGTGCCg ATCTTCCAAAACAAGTTGGTGGTCCATCAATTCTAGGGGATTCTGTTCAACATCAGCCAATTGGTCTCCATGTAGCTATATCGTCTGCAGCTGTTATGGCAGGAGTGCTAGGTGGTTCTCAAGGCCAGTTGGCGTCGGCTAATGATCCTTTAAGTCTTCACCTGGCTAAAATGTCAAGGAATCAGCTGTATGAAATTATATCTGATATGAAG GTAATGACTACACAAAACAAGGAATTAGCTCGTCAACTGTTGATTGCAAGACCACAGCTGGCAAAAGCTCTATTTCAG GCTCAGATCATCCTAGGAATGGTGTCGACACAAATG TTGCAGACACCAAATCTGAGGCAATCTTCTGGTCATACTTCGCAGACTCCTTTCCAAGATGGCCAGGCTGGTCAACTACCAGCTGTTCAACCTCATTCTCTGTTACCCCCTCTAGCAATGACAATGGCTAATATGCCGTCTAATTTGATGCCCAAAGTTCAAGGTCAAGTTTCCACAGGGCCTCCAACTGCAATTCGTAACCAATTTTCTGGACCCCCACAACTTCCTATACAGCCACGAGGCCAGCTTCCCCAGAATACAAATGAGCAGGCTTTTCAACAGGTCGTTTTGCGTGGGCAATCATTAGTTTCACCTTTTCCTCCTCTTCAACCCCACTCTTCAAGTAGTCTTTCTATTCAACCACAGATTCAGGTTACAAACTCCTCTTTGAATCCACAGATGCAGCGACCTCCTCTTAAAAATCCAGGACAAGTTGTAACTTCAAATATGGGGCATAATATCCAAATGGTCCTGTCAAATGCTAACATACAGCCATCACTTCTACCACGCCAGTCATTACCTGATGCAGGGTATCAG CCTGGCCCCTCAATATCATCAGGTATTTCACAGCCGATTAGTAGAGATGTTGATAGGTCTGCTCAAGTTTCTGTCGATGCAACTTGGGCCCGCAGAGGCAATACTAATCAAAATTTGCCTCTGGGGATAGCAGAAAAAAGGAGTATGCTTTCTGAGCCAATGGACTTGAATAACCACTCTTCAAAAATAAGGAAACTGGATGATGGAACTGTACCAGTTACAAATTTGAATTCGTATAATGCCAATGGATCTACACCATCCCAAGTTTCAGCAGCTGCTTCAATACTTGCAAATGCTGTTCCTAAATCAGATGATGCTCAGATCCCAGGGAAACAAATCTCTCAG CCGCAGCTTCCATCAGGGGAGGAGGCCGCCTTATTGCAACAAGTGCTGAACCTCACGCCCGAGCAGTTGATTTCATTGCCGCCAGAACAGCAACAACAAGTGGTTCAGCTCCAAGAAATGCTGCGGCGCCAACAAATACAGCCGCCCTAG
- the LOC133805399 gene encoding cleavage stimulating factor 64 isoform X1, which yields MASSSQHRCVFVGNIPYDATEEQLIEICQEVGPVVSFRLVIDRETGKPKGYGFCEYKDEETALSARRNLQGYEINGRQLRVDFAENGKGADRSQQGRGGPGLASSADLPKQVGGPSILGDSVQHQPIGLHVAISSAAVMAGVLGGSQGQLASANDPLSLHLAKMSRNQLYEIISDMKVMTTQNKELARQLLIARPQLAKALFQAQIILGMVSTQMLQTPNLRQSSGHTSQTPFQDGQAGQLPAVQPHSLLPPLAMTMANMPSNLMPKVQGQVSTGPPTAIRNQFSGPPQLPIQPRGQLPQNTNEQAFQQVVLRGQSLVSPFPPLQPHSSSSLSIQPQIQVTNSSLNPQMQRPPLKNPGQVVTSNMGHNIQMVLSNANIQPSLLPRQSLPDAGYQPGPSISSGISQPISRDVDRSAQVSVDATWARRGNTNQNLPLGIAEKRSMLSEPMDLNNHSSKIRKLDDGTVPVTNLNSYNANGSTPSQVSAAASILANAVPKSDDAQIPGKQISQQPQLPSGEEAALLQQVLNLTPEQLISLPPEQQQQVVQLQEMLRRQQIQPP from the exons ATGGCTTCTTCTTCTCAGCATCGCTGCGTTTTTG TGGGAAATATACCTTACGATGCGACCGAGGAGCAGCTTATAGAAATTTGCCAGGAGGTTGGACCTGTTGTGTCTTTCAG ATTAGTTATTGATAGAGAGACTGGGAAACCGAAGGGTTATGGGTTTTGTGAGTACAAGGATGAAGAGACAGCTTTGAGTGCTCGACGTAATCTTCAGGGTTATGAGATCAATGGTCGCCAATTGCGAGTTGATTTTGCTGAAAATGGCAAAGGTGCTGACAGAAGTCAACAG GGTCGTGGAGGACCTGGACTGGCTTCAAGTGCCg ATCTTCCAAAACAAGTTGGTGGTCCATCAATTCTAGGGGATTCTGTTCAACATCAGCCAATTGGTCTCCATGTAGCTATATCGTCTGCAGCTGTTATGGCAGGAGTGCTAGGTGGTTCTCAAGGCCAGTTGGCGTCGGCTAATGATCCTTTAAGTCTTCACCTGGCTAAAATGTCAAGGAATCAGCTGTATGAAATTATATCTGATATGAAG GTAATGACTACACAAAACAAGGAATTAGCTCGTCAACTGTTGATTGCAAGACCACAGCTGGCAAAAGCTCTATTTCAG GCTCAGATCATCCTAGGAATGGTGTCGACACAAATG TTGCAGACACCAAATCTGAGGCAATCTTCTGGTCATACTTCGCAGACTCCTTTCCAAGATGGCCAGGCTGGTCAACTACCAGCTGTTCAACCTCATTCTCTGTTACCCCCTCTAGCAATGACAATGGCTAATATGCCGTCTAATTTGATGCCCAAAGTTCAAGGTCAAGTTTCCACAGGGCCTCCAACTGCAATTCGTAACCAATTTTCTGGACCCCCACAACTTCCTATACAGCCACGAGGCCAGCTTCCCCAGAATACAAATGAGCAGGCTTTTCAACAGGTCGTTTTGCGTGGGCAATCATTAGTTTCACCTTTTCCTCCTCTTCAACCCCACTCTTCAAGTAGTCTTTCTATTCAACCACAGATTCAGGTTACAAACTCCTCTTTGAATCCACAGATGCAGCGACCTCCTCTTAAAAATCCAGGACAAGTTGTAACTTCAAATATGGGGCATAATATCCAAATGGTCCTGTCAAATGCTAACATACAGCCATCACTTCTACCACGCCAGTCATTACCTGATGCAGGGTATCAG CCTGGCCCCTCAATATCATCAGGTATTTCACAGCCGATTAGTAGAGATGTTGATAGGTCTGCTCAAGTTTCTGTCGATGCAACTTGGGCCCGCAGAGGCAATACTAATCAAAATTTGCCTCTGGGGATAGCAGAAAAAAGGAGTATGCTTTCTGAGCCAATGGACTTGAATAACCACTCTTCAAAAATAAGGAAACTGGATGATGGAACTGTACCAGTTACAAATTTGAATTCGTATAATGCCAATGGATCTACACCATCCCAAGTTTCAGCAGCTGCTTCAATACTTGCAAATGCTGTTCCTAAATCAGATGATGCTCAGATCCCAGGGAAACAAATCTCTCAG CAGCCGCAGCTTCCATCAGGGGAGGAGGCCGCCTTATTGCAACAAGTGCTGAACCTCACGCCCGAGCAGTTGATTTCATTGCCGCCAGAACAGCAACAACAAGTGGTTCAGCTCCAAGAAATGCTGCGGCGCCAACAAATACAGCCGCCCTAG